The stretch of DNA CTGGTGAGTACACTCCATATTATCCAGAAATTCATGGAGAGGAAGGTTTAGGTCCAATTAAACCTCCGGAAACTATTGTAGGAGAGCTACTTAATATCGATGAAGTGTTTAAACTAATTGAAAAGTATGGAGAAGAATTAATAATAGTAGACGTAGGAAGAGCAACTTCATTAGCAATTGCCTTTAACTTAGCTGGAGAAGAGATTATGAATACTGTTCCCTACTTTTATATTATGGGAGGAGCTTTTTTCGTACCAGGTAATGTGACGCCAGCCGCCGAAGCAAATTTTCATGGTGACCCAGTAGCGGCTAGTTTAGTGTTGGAAAAAGCGCGTAATTCGGTCGTTTTTCCGTTAAATGTAACGAACAAAGCAATTGTTACTCCTGAAATAGTGAATCGTATTGTTGCGACAGAAAATAATCCATTCCAACCGTTATTAAAAGCAGTTTTTGATTACTATTTTGAGGCTTATCAGGAATTAGTCCCTGGAACGATGGGAAGTCCAATCCATGATGTTGTACCGCTCTTTGCATTAACAAATCCCGATGCATTTAAATATGCGCGTAGAAGAGTTGAAATTGAAACAAAAGATGGTCCATTTCGCGGCGCTACTATTGCGGATTTTCGACCAAAGCCGGAGGAGCAACCAGAAGAGTTGTTAGATTACATTGCACTTGAAATGGATTACAATCGTTTTATTGAAGACTTTATTTCTGTTATGACGAGAAAACTATAGAAAAATGATGTTATTTAGAAACCCTTCAAGTCGATTTTTTGACTTTAGAAGGGTTTTTTATAGTTGTAGCACACGTAAACTGTTGCTATTATAAAAGAGAGAAAAGCATTTCCAATACCGTATTAAAGGAGATTATAATGGGTTTTCAACATTGTTCTAACTGTAAAAAGGATATAACATTTAAAACTAGGTTTAAATCTGTATTTTTTGGCTATCGACCGATTATTTGTGAAGAGTGTGGAGTTGAACATGAAGTAGACGAAAGATATCGATTTGTTTATTCTTTATATACTGTTCTTATCCCAATTTTATTAGTTTATTTTTCTAGTAGTGTTTTTGGGATTACATCGAGATTTATTCAAGTTTTATTAGTTTTAGTTTTTGGTACTTTCGGTGTTATGTATGCTACAAGTAAAGTAAAATACCATAAGAGTAAACATCAACCAATTAAAGAAGGACAAGCTAAAAATAAAAGTGTAAAAAAGTCATAATAAGAAAAGCTCTTCTGTAAGTTCGTTTTATTTAACGGGCGTATTTTAAAGGGAAATAAAAAGACGAATCCCACTCGGGTTCGTCTTTTTATTTTTGTCAATGAAAGCTTATATCTTTTGTAATACCCATAATAAAAATACTGCTACTATTGCTAACGAAAGAGCATGTAGGAAGAACGAACTGAAAGTGTTCATAAGTTTCTTTACTGTGCCTACCTTATAGTCTTGTTTGTCATTATGTATTCTTCGTTCCCTTGACTCCATATTTTCACTCCTAGCAATTTCCTCTATAGCTTTATTATACAAATAATTTTATAAAAATAGAGGATAAATATAGAAAATATTATTACAGAAGAGTAAAAATTATCGGAAAGTTGCCTATTGACCATCACGTTGTTTTAGTGTACTATCTAACTAGAACACTAATACGAAATGGGTGAAAAAAATGAATAGTTATAAAGGTTTATTGAAAAAGGAGTGGCTCTTATCAAAAAATTGGATGATGATTGGCTTATTCATTATGCTTGGAATTATTTTAATAAGTTGGGGCTTTTCTCAATATTACGATAATCCGTATATATTATTTGGAGCTTGCTTAACTATTTTTAGCTTTCACATTTTTTACATTTTTGCGTTCTTTATTAGCAGCTTAATTTTAGAAGGCAAAACACACTTATGGCTACATTCTCCACAATCGACTCTAGCTTTAGTTAGTAGTAAACTCCTTATTGCTGTTTTTATAAATGTGATCAGTATCTCTATTTTCAGTTTGATACTTTATGTTGTTTTAAAATTGTATAAAGGAATTATTCCGTACTCTCAAGTTTACACAAATATTAGTGTGGATATATTTTTTTACAGTATCGGAATAACTATTATAGGCATTTATTTTGGAGTTTTAGGACTTTTTTATTGGGTCGTTTATCAATCATTAGGAAGTGTTACCTTTTTAAAGAAATGGAAAGGTATTGTATTAATCGTTATCTTTCTAATAACAAACTATTGTATAAACAAAATATCTCAATGGGACGTTTATGAATCAATTTTACAATTTGGTCCGATACCAATTCAGCTTGTCACGCAATTTACGATAGGTGATCAAGAAAGCGGAATGTCCTATTTTGGATTAGGGCCAGAAATGTTATCGGTAGGTGGGATAGCGACATACGTGACTGTAGTGCTGGGAATTATTTATGTAAGTAGTTGGTTGATTGATAAGGTGGTGGAAATGACGTGACAAAGTATGATACTGATAAGCCGATCTATTTACAAATTATAGACCGTATTACGAAACAAGTAATTAGAGGAGAAATAAAACCCGGAGATAAGCTTCCTTCCGTACGTGAAATGGCTATACAGTCGGAGGTGAACCCGAACACAGTTCAGCGGACTTATCAAGAGATGGAGAGGATGGGAATGGTGGAAACGAGGAGAGGGCAAGGAACGTTTGTGACAGAAAACAATACGGTTCTTATACAGTTAAAAGTAGAGATGGAGAAGCAAGTAATTGAAAGATTCATTAACGGAATGAGGGAGCTCGGTATAGAGGACCAAAACATTGTTCATAGTGTACAAATGTTTTTAAAAGGGGGAGAAGACCGTGATTAAATTCGAAAGTGTAACAAAACAGTATGGTAAAGATATTGCACTAGGTCAAACGTCCATTATATTTGAAAAAGGAAAAATAACTGGTTTACTAGGACCAAATGGTAGTGGAAAATCTACAAGTTTAAAAATGATGGCTGGGTTAGTGAAACCAACGAAAGGTTTCGTTACAGTAGATGGGGAGAAAGTTGATAGAACGATTGCTAAAAAGGTAGCGTATTTAACAGAATTAGATTTTTATTATGAACCATTTACTGTTCAAAATATGATTGACTTTTATGCGAGTCAATTTACTGATTTTCAAAATGATAAGGCAGAAAAGTTATTACAGTTTATGAAGCTAGATAAATCTAAAAAGCTAAAACATTTATCAAAGGGAAATAGAGGTAGGTTGAAGTTAGTGTTAGCACTAGCTAGAAATGCGGAGTATGTATTAATGGATGAACCATTTTCTGGGTTAGACCCAATGGTTAGAAATTCCATTGTAAAAGGCTTGTTAACTTACGTTGATTTTGGAAAACAGACCATTATTATCGCAACTCATGAGATTGATGAAATAGAACCACTGTTAGATGATGTCGTATTAATAAAAAATGGAAACTTTTTAGCAAAACAAAACGTAGAACAGTTAAGAGAAAATCAACAGCTTTCCGTAAAAGACTGGATGATTCAACAATTTGATGAATAAAGGGGGAAGAAAAGTGAGAACTTTAACTGGGCTTTTACGGAAAGATTGGATGTTGTCCCAGACGTGGTTTTTGCGAAATTTATTAGTAATCTTTGCAATCTGGTTAGTTAGTATCGGTATTGGTCAATATTTTAACGAGTTAGAAGTTCCATTTTATGCTTTAGGTTTTATTGTGTCACTTCATATATTTTATCCCCTTTGGCATATATTGACGAGCTTGTCTTATGAAGCAAAAACACAAGTTTGGCTTCATAATCCAAACTCTATGGTTTTATTTATCGGAAGTAAGCTTATTATGGCAGTCGTATCAGCTTTGCTCTCGATATTGTTATCAATGTTACTTTACGGGATATCAATTCTTTTATTTAAGAATTTACTAGAGATGGATTTTTCTGATTTTATCAATGTAACAACAGGCGTGTGGCTTGCTTCGATTTATATTGCAGTTTGGGCTATCTTTTATTGGAGTATTTATTACACGTTAATTATGAAAATGAAAAATAAAATAATAGTTTCCATTATTGTGGCGATTTTAGCTTATGCAACTATGATTCCGCATACTTTATTTTCTAATTCAGCGATGTATACAAGGTTACTAGAAATTGGGCCGATTCCTATTAACTTATATCAATCCATTTTTACTAATAATGAAGATGAGATTCTATATGAATTTGCTTTAAATAATGCATCAATCGGTCTGTTGGTTTTCTATGGAGGAATTGCGCTATTACTATTTTTGGTAAGTGCTAGATTGGTAAACAAAAAAGTAGAATTGTAGGGAGGAGAAAGAATGAATAATGTAACGGTTCAGTTACAAGATGTATGTAAAGAGATTAAAGGTAAAAAAATTATTAAAAATGTATCGTTTGATGTATATGAAGGAGAAGTATTTGGATTTTTAGGACCAAATGGTGCTGGGAAAACTACTACGATAAGAATGATGGTAGGCCTTATGGGAATATCTTCAGGAGATATTAAAATTGCAGGATATAGTATTAAAGAAAATTTTGAAAAAGCTGTGCAACAAGTAGGAGCGATTGTCGAAAACCCAGAAATGTATAAGTTTCTATCCGGCTATTCAAATTTAAAGCAATACGCGAGAATGATTCCAGGTATTACAGAAGAACGAATCGAAGCAGTTATTGAATTAGTTGGGTTAGAGAAGCGAATTAAAGAAAAAGTAAAGACGTATTCACTTGGGATGAGACAGCGGTTAGGGATAGCACAAGCACTACTTCATGAACCGAAAGTGCTAATTCTCGATGAACCGACGAATGGACTTGATCCAGCTGGAATAAGAGAGATACGTGATTATTTAAGAAGATTAGCCCGAGAAGAAGGAATGACTGTCATCGTTTCTAGTCATCTATTATCGGAAATGGAATTAATGTGTGATCGCGTCGGCATCATTCAGCAAGGAGAATTGCTAGATATACAAAGTATTAAAGATTTTGTTCATGACGATAGTACCCTTTACGAATTACAGGTTACACCTGTGGAAGAAGCATTATCTATCCTTCACTCGATGGATATCGAGGCAACGATAGTGAAAAATAAGCTGCACGCTTCTATCGAAAGAGACAATATGCCAGAGGTAATCAGTCTTTTAGTAGAAAAGAAAATTTCAATATATGAAGTAAGGGAACAGTCAAAAACATTAGAAGAAAAATTCCTTGAAAAAACATCGAGTAAGAAGGGGGCATAATGATGATAAATTTAATTAAAAATGAATGTATTAAGTGGTTTAAAAGGCCGAGCTTTTACGTTATGTCTTCTATTTTAGTAGGTCTATCGGTTTTAGGATTAGTTTTTGTTTTACTTTTAGACAATATGCCTTCAAGTGCCGATGGGCCGCTAGATTGGCGTCAACAGTTAGAAAGCGATAACGAAACATATAGTGAAATTTTAGAAAGTAATTCTTTCGGTGATATTAGCTATTATGAAAGACAAATTGCACTAAATGAATACCGTTTAGAGAATAATTTACCTCCAACGGAAAATTATTCTGTATGGAATTTTATTGAGGATAATATTGGACTCTCTAGTATTATTACGTTGTTCGTTATTATCATCGCAGGTGGGATGGTAGCAAGTGAATTTAGTTGGGGTACGATTAAGCTTTTAATGATTCGCCCGATTAAGCGAAGTAAAATATTGCTATCCAAATATATCGCTGTTCTCATCTTTACTTTCATATTTTTCAGTCTATTATTTGTTTCTTCCTTTATTGTTGGAGCGATCTTTTTTGGGTTTGAAAGTCAGCCGTCCCTGCAATATTTTAATGGAGAAGTATTTGTATGGTCACCGTTTGCTGCGATAGTATTTAAGTTGTTCTTACAGTCGATAGCAGTAATGATGTATGCAACGATTGCGTTTATGATTTCGAGTGTTTTCCGAAATAACTCTTTAGCAATTGGGATATCGATTTTCCTTTACTTTACTGGTACGACGGTTACTCAGCTTGTTGGAATGAAGTATGAATGGGCTAAGTTTTCACCGTTTGCGA from Sutcliffiella cohnii encodes:
- a CDS encoding ABC transporter permease encodes the protein MMINLIKNECIKWFKRPSFYVMSSILVGLSVLGLVFVLLLDNMPSSADGPLDWRQQLESDNETYSEILESNSFGDISYYERQIALNEYRLENNLPPTENYSVWNFIEDNIGLSSIITLFVIIIAGGMVASEFSWGTIKLLMIRPIKRSKILLSKYIAVLIFTFIFFSLLFVSSFIVGAIFFGFESQPSLQYFNGEVFVWSPFAAIVFKLFLQSIAVMMYATIAFMISSVFRNNSLAIGISIFLYFTGTTVTQLVGMKYEWAKFSPFANINFESVIQGSPLVEGTTLLFSIVMFLLYFIVFHVISFTVFTKRDIAA
- a CDS encoding TIGR04104 family putative zinc finger protein, producing MGFQHCSNCKKDITFKTRFKSVFFGYRPIICEECGVEHEVDERYRFVYSLYTVLIPILLVYFSSSVFGITSRFIQVLLVLVFGTFGVMYATSKVKYHKSKHQPIKEGQAKNKSVKKS
- a CDS encoding ABC transporter ATP-binding protein — encoded protein: MNNVTVQLQDVCKEIKGKKIIKNVSFDVYEGEVFGFLGPNGAGKTTTIRMMVGLMGISSGDIKIAGYSIKENFEKAVQQVGAIVENPEMYKFLSGYSNLKQYARMIPGITEERIEAVIELVGLEKRIKEKVKTYSLGMRQRLGIAQALLHEPKVLILDEPTNGLDPAGIREIRDYLRRLAREEGMTVIVSSHLLSEMELMCDRVGIIQQGELLDIQSIKDFVHDDSTLYELQVTPVEEALSILHSMDIEATIVKNKLHASIERDNMPEVISLLVEKKISIYEVREQSKTLEEKFLEKTSSKKGA
- a CDS encoding ABC transporter ATP-binding protein, which gives rise to MIKFESVTKQYGKDIALGQTSIIFEKGKITGLLGPNGSGKSTSLKMMAGLVKPTKGFVTVDGEKVDRTIAKKVAYLTELDFYYEPFTVQNMIDFYASQFTDFQNDKAEKLLQFMKLDKSKKLKHLSKGNRGRLKLVLALARNAEYVLMDEPFSGLDPMVRNSIVKGLLTYVDFGKQTIIIATHEIDEIEPLLDDVVLIKNGNFLAKQNVEQLRENQQLSVKDWMIQQFDE
- a CDS encoding nucleoside hydrolase; the protein is MERQKVLLFCDPGIDDSIAIMYALLNPALDVVGIVSGYGNVEQEQATQNTAFLISLANSGNIMIIGGAKGPLSGEYTPYYPEIHGEEGLGPIKPPETIVGELLNIDEVFKLIEKYGEELIIVDVGRATSLAIAFNLAGEEIMNTVPYFYIMGGAFFVPGNVTPAAEANFHGDPVAASLVLEKARNSVVFPLNVTNKAIVTPEIVNRIVATENNPFQPLLKAVFDYYFEAYQELVPGTMGSPIHDVVPLFALTNPDAFKYARRRVEIETKDGPFRGATIADFRPKPEEQPEELLDYIALEMDYNRFIEDFISVMTRKL
- a CDS encoding GntR family transcriptional regulator → MTKYDTDKPIYLQIIDRITKQVIRGEIKPGDKLPSVREMAIQSEVNPNTVQRTYQEMERMGMVETRRGQGTFVTENNTVLIQLKVEMEKQVIERFINGMRELGIEDQNIVHSVQMFLKGGEDRD